The Pedococcus dokdonensis region GCAGGGCCTGGCCGAGCACCGCGACGTCGATCCGACGACGCAGGAGCAGCACGCCGAGCTCCGGGCGCTCGACCCGGCACAGCTCGGAGAAGGTGCAGGCGGCGTCCATGTCGACGTCGGGCCCGATCAGCACGAGCAGCTCGGTCGGGTTCTCCCCCAGGGCCCGCACCATGGCGGCCTGGTTGTCGATCCGCACGATCGATCCGACAGCGAAGTCGTAGCGCTCGGAGGCGCTCGGGTCCGCATCCCACAGCAGCGTCATGACGTACGCCTTACTTGGTCGAGAAGAGGGAGACTCCGGAGACGACCTTACCGAGGTCGACCTTGGCGTCGGTCCCACGGAGTGCGGCGTAGAGCCGCCCGGTCTGGATGCCGTGCACGAGGCGGACCGCGTCGGCCGGGGTCACGGCCACGGTGAGCAGGGCGCCGGCGACCGGGGCCGGAGCGGCCTCGCCGTCCTCGCCCGTCGCCGCCGGGGCGGCCGGGGTGAGGGAGGCCTCGCCCATCGCGATGACCAGGACGTCCTCGAGCAGGACCCGCGTCTGGGTGCCGGTCTCGCCCTTGGTGCTGGCGGAGTCGGCGGCGGAGACCACCGGGTCGAACGAGTCGAACAGGACGACGTGCGACCCCGGGGTGAGGAAGGTGCCGACCCGGGCGGGGTCGGACAGCGAGATGCTGACGGCCACCTGGCCGGCCGGCACCTCGATCGCCTTGGTGCCCACGGGCTTCACGCCGAAGCGGTCGCTGAGCACGTACTCACCGGGCTGGATGTCGGAGAGCGCGAAGAGCCCGCCGTTGCTGCCGTCGACGCCGGAGAGGGCGCCCAGCGGCACACCCTTGGAGGCGACCGAGGTCTTGACGATCAGCCCGCTCTGCACGGCGTCCTTGAGCGTCGTCCCGGAGGGGACCAGCGACTTCACGACGTAGACGTTGGCGGGCTGCTGGGAGGCCACTGCCCGCGCGTCGGCTCCGCGGGCATACAGCAGCACGGCCGTGACGCCCACCAGGGCGACGACGGCTGCCGCAAGGATGGCGACGATTCTGCGTCCCATGATCTGTCAGTCCTCGATCTCTGCTTGGTTAAAGGTGGAAGGCACTGCTCGGCACCTCGAAGAGGTGGACGGCGTTCGTGCCGAAGACGGTGACGGCGGCGACGATGACCAGGGCGATGAGGCTGACCATGATCGCGTACTCGACGGAGGTGGCGCCGAGCTCTTGCCGGCGACTGCGACCACGGGTTCGGGCCGGGGCCAGGAGAGCCGCACGTGCCCGCGAACGACGATCAGCGAGGCCGCGACGTCTGGTTGCGTTCACGCGATTCTCCTGTGGGTGTTCGGACCAGGGGGTCAGGGACTGACTGCGGTCCGGTGAGAATGTGGGCCCGGGCTGCGACCCGGGCGGGGGGCTCCTCCCGGAGCCCTGAGCCGTTCGGCTCGATGTCGGTCAACACTGCTGCCCACGGCAGCCAGTGCCTCCCCCCGACACCTTGCGGTGCACGATGCCATTCGGCTGGGGTCGGATACCGCCCGGAGGCGTTCCCCGACCCCAGCTCGGCTGAGGCCGACGAATCAGACGCTGGTGGCGGTCTTCTGGAACAGGCCGCTCAGGTTGGTGCCGAGGACGGACACCGCAACGATGATGACGATGGCGATGAGGGCGACCATGAGGCCGTACTCGACGGCGGTGGCGCCGCGCTCGCGGGTGGCCATGTGGTTCTGGAGCTTCGCAACGAACTTGAGCATTGGAGTGAGTCCTTTCGAGACCAACGGGAGTTGAGACGGGGTGCCTCAGCGAGTAGAAGACTCGCAGTAGGCGGGGGCCCGGGTAATCGGCCGTCACGTCAACCTCCAGTGGCACCTTCGGGTCCGCCAACTCACCCGTTCGGGCGATGTTGCCGCCTCGGCTCGCCGGGTAGTACGCGGGTGCGTGAGGATGGGCGCATGCCCGACCTGAGCGCTCTGCGTGGTGGGGGCGTCAAGGCTCTGGGTCCCGTGGCAGTGGTGGGGGCGGCGCTCTTCGCCGCCCGGCCCGTCTCCGATCCCTCCCCGTGGCTCCACCTGCGGGTGGGGCAGTTCCTCGCCGGCGGTGGGCGGTTCTCCGCGACCGACCCGTGGGCGCCGCTGGCGGCGCACACCTACGTCCCGACCCAGTGGCTGCCGTCCGTGGTCGTGGACGCCCTCTACGACCGGTTCGGCCTGGATGCCGTCGTCTGGGCGCGGATGGTCGGGATCGCCCTGCTCGTGGCCGTCGTCCTGGTCACTGCCCGGCAGGTCGCCGGGCGGGTGGCCGCGCTGGCCACGACCGCTGCCGTCGTGGCCGCCTCCTGGCCGGCGCTG contains the following coding sequences:
- the cpaB gene encoding Flp pilus assembly protein CpaB, translating into MGRRIVAILAAAVVALVGVTAVLLYARGADARAVASQQPANVYVVKSLVPSGTTLKDAVQSGLIVKTSVASKGVPLGALSGVDGSNGGLFALSDIQPGEYVLSDRFGVKPVGTKAIEVPAGQVAVSISLSDPARVGTFLTPGSHVVLFDSFDPVVSAADSASTKGETGTQTRVLLEDVLVIAMGEASLTPAAPAATGEDGEAAPAPVAGALLTVAVTPADAVRLVHGIQTGRLYAALRGTDAKVDLGKVVSGVSLFSTK
- a CDS encoding Flp family type IVb pilin, with product MNATRRRGLADRRSRARAALLAPARTRGRSRRQELGATSVEYAIMVSLIALVIVAAVTVFGTNAVHLFEVPSSAFHL
- a CDS encoding Flp family type IVb pilin, with the translated sequence MLKFVAKLQNHMATRERGATAVEYGLMVALIAIVIIVAVSVLGTNLSGLFQKTATSV